In a single window of the Magnolia sinica isolate HGM2019 chromosome 7, MsV1, whole genome shotgun sequence genome:
- the LOC131251132 gene encoding putative disease resistance protein RGA1, which produces MPSLHHLKIVFCPKLKALPRQLPPAISDLEIEDDGKIVWTPSLPPFLERLIINYKVRSSLRPLPVIPNLKHLKITGLKENESLPDGLGQLEALQALEISYCPMLNSLPKELQHLTALKELRLFECPLLKERNQNVLGEDWRTIAHIPNIWMDDEKIQ; this is translated from the coding sequence ATGCCGTCTCTCCATCATTTGAAGATTGTGTTCTGTCCCAAGTTGAAGGCATTGCCACGCCAGCTTCCTCCTGCTATATCAGACTTAGAAATTGAAGATGATGGAAAGATAGTGTGGACGCCATCACTTCCGCCCTTCCTCGAGCGTTTGATCATAAACTATAAGGTGAGATCGTCGTTAAGGCCATTACCTGTCATCCCCAACCTCAAGCACTTGAAGATAACGGGGCTCAAGGAGAACGAATCACTCCCAGATGGGTTGGGACAGCTTGAAGCGCTCCAGGCTCTTGAGATCTCTTACTGTCCGATGTTGAATTCTTTACCTAAGGAGTTGCAACACCTCACTGCACTCAAAGAACTGAGATTGTTTGAGTGCCCGCTCCTGAAAGAACGGAACCAGAATGTCCTAGGGGAGGATTGGCGTACGATAGCACACATCCCCAATATATGGATGGACGACGAGAAGATCCAGTAA
- the LOC131251129 gene encoding UBP1-associated protein 2A-like — MTKKRKLEPKPEPKPEPEPEPEPEPTPPVKHEEEEEEEHEPTLFDEDDDVDEDEDDAQEEPDHSENPQNAPNSSIAAPPSTVDPDASSSDGEDDEEPVEKLLEPFPKEQLIELLCSAASTHPDVLASIRHAADADPVHRKIFVHGLGWDTDAEALSAVFKKYGEIEDCNAVRDKISGKSKGYGFILFKHRSGARKALREPQKRIGNRMTACQLASTGPVPPAPPPAPPVSEYTQRKIYVSNVSADIDPQRLMQFFAKYGEIEEGPLGLDKQTGKPKGFTLFVYKSVESARKALEDPHKNFEGHILHCQKAIDGPKPNKPHFAHHPHRQSSTPHGSHFPRNENNPNFMGGMGNHGGGAAGAGHMMAPSPAGMPFNTSPAAAAAGINPALGQALTALLATQGAGLGLTNLLGTLGTAGMAAPVNQNVPASMVNNAGHGIQGGYGNQQVGNNVGPNVMGGYGNQPAMQGGYPNPQMGQGNAGRSQQGVGHMGGIPPYMGH; from the coding sequence ATGACCAAGAAGCGCAAGCTCGAGCCTAAACCCGAGCCCAAACCCGAGCCGGAGCCGGAGCCGGAGCCGGAGCCGACACCGCCAGTCaagcatgaagaagaagaagaagaagagcacgAGCCGACCCTCTTCGACGAAGACGATGACGTGGACGAAGACGAAGATGACGCCCAGGAGGAGCCTGACCATTCGGAAAATCCTCAAAATGCCCCTAACTCCTCCATCGCAGCTCCTCCCTCCACCGTCGATCCTGACGCCTCATCATCGGACGGCGAGGATGACGAGGAGCCTGTCGAGAAGCTCCTTGAGCCATTCCCCAAGGAGCAGCTCATCGAGCTTCTCTGCTCTGCCGCATCGACCCACCCCGACGTCCTCGCCTCCATCCGCCACGCCGCGGACGCGGACCCGGTACACCGCAAGATCTTCGTCCACGGCCTCGGGTGGGACACCGATGCTGAGGCGCTCTCCGCCGTGTTCAAGAAATATGGGGAGATCGAGGATTGCAATGCAGTCCGTGACAAGATCTCTGGGAAATCCAAGGGCTACGGGTTCATCCTGTTCAAGCATCGAAGTGGGGCTCGCAAGGCATTGAGGGAACCACAGAAGCGGATCGGGAACAGGATGACCGCGTGCCAGCTGGCGTCGACAGGGCCGGTCCCTCCAGCCCCACCGCCAGCACCGCCGGTGTCGGAGTACACGCAGCGGAAGATCTATGTTAGCAATGTGTCGGCGGACATTGATCCCCAGCGCTTGATGCAGTTCTTTGCAAAGTACGGCGAGATTGAGGAGGGTCCGCTTGGGCTTGATAAGCAGACGGGGAAGCCGAAGGGATTCACACTGTTCGTGTACAAATCAGTTGAGAGTGCGCGCAAGGCATTGGAGGATCCACACAAGAACTTTGAAGGGCATATCTTGCACTGCCAGAAGGCGATTGATGGGCCGAAGCCAAACAAGCCACACTTCGCCCATCACCCTCACCGTCAGTCTAGTACGCCCCATGGGTCTCATTTCCCGAGAAATGAGAACAACCCCAATTTCATGGGCGGGATGGGGAATCATGGTGGTGGTGCTGCAGGGGCTGGGCACATGATGGCCCCATCTCCTGCTGGGATGCCATTCAATACCTCGCCAGCTGCAGCGGCAGCGGGGATAAATCCTGCACTGGGGCAGGCACTGACTGCACTTCTTGCAACCCAGGGAGCGGGTCTTGGGCTGACGAACCTGCTTGGGACTCTTGGGACTGCAGGGATGGCCGCTCCAGTTAATCAGAATGTGCCTGCATCAATGGTGAATAATGCGGGCCATGGTATTCAGGGTGGGTATGGGAATCAACAGGTTGGGAATAATGTTGGCCCGAATGTGATGGGTGGGTACGGGAATCAGCCTGCAATGCAGGGTGGTTACCCAAATCCACAAATGGGGCAGGGAAATGCTGGGAGGTCTCAGCAGGGAGTGGGTCATATGGGCGGTATCCCACCTTACATGGGCCATTAG